The Winslowiella toletana genome includes the window TTTTTGGACATGTCGTTTAGGAGAAGAAATATGCATAACGTTACCAGTCAGTCATCAACCTCATCAAACGTCATTAACGCAGCCATCGTTAGCCAGAATGAACTCAGCCGAATTGCAGAAAATGCAGATGCCATTCGTGCGAAAGCGATGGAACTCACTGATTCATGGGAAGGGGTCATGTTTGCCTTACCCCCAGGCGATTTAGAAAAAATGGCATTGGCGCTGGGATTTACACCGGATGTGGCTGAGAAAATCCACCAGGAAATTCGCTCACTCGCCTATGCTAAAACCCAGTCCCTCACCGGACCGGCCGCAATTGCCACTTACCATGCTTCAGACGTCAGCTTATTGGCACTAAGAGGCGTAACGGATTTCGACAACGCCCTGTCTCATGTCAGTGATACAAACCTGCAGCAGCTGCTGAATGATAACCAGGAGACCTTCCAGCGTATTCGTGATGCGCTGCCTGAGCATGCTGCGCGCATGAACTTCAAACCTGAAACGGCATCCGCGGTACTGGCTTCGCTGGGTGCGAAGGTGTCGCCTGAACTGCTCTATGAGCTTTGCCCGAAATACGGCACTACCACTGTGGTTGATCTTGAAGGTCGCAAAGGCGTTACCACTGAATTTATTCGCTGCGTCACGCTGACCCTCGGCAGTACGATTTCCTGATAAAACAGGTTGTGAGCTGGTCGCCCTGACCGGCTCACCGTTTAATCCGGGTCAGGAGAACAACAATGTTAAGTATGGCACTCCCTCAGACACTCTTACACACCCGTGAATACAGGCAGAACGGCTATATGCTGGTCGATTCCCTGTTTGATTCGCAAGAAATTGTACAAATCAAAGCTGTGATCGAAGAACTTGTGCAATCTGCGGAACGCACCGGGCAATATGACAGTTTACTGGAATTTGAAAAGGAGCCAGTTGATGGCAGGCGCATTCCGCGCCGTATCTTCAACCCTTTTGAGCAGCATGAAGCCTTCCGAAACTTAGCCACCTCAGACAAAATCCTGGATTACGTCCGCAGTTTACTTGGCCCGGACATCGCACTTCAGCACAGCAAACTTAACATGAAACCCAGAAAAGTCGGGGCCGTGGTGGAATGGCATCAGGACTATACCTACTTCCCGCACTCCAACGATAGTTTGGTAGGCGTTCTGATATATCTTGATGACGCATGTGAGGAAAATGGATGCCTGCAGGTCCTGAGTGGTCAGCATCACAGGACGTTCAATCACGCGTTGCCGGATGGCAGCTTTGCAGGCATGATCACCGAAACGATCGATGAGGCCCAGCATGGTCCTGTCATAAGTCTGCCAGCCGGTGCGGGCAGCGCTATTTTTCTGCACCCTTTTACACCTCACCGCTCTTCGACCAATATCTCTGACTCCCCCAG containing:
- a CDS encoding phytanoyl-CoA dioxygenase family protein, whose protein sequence is MLSMALPQTLLHTREYRQNGYMLVDSLFDSQEIVQIKAVIEELVQSAERTGQYDSLLEFEKEPVDGRRIPRRIFNPFEQHEAFRNLATSDKILDYVRSLLGPDIALQHSKLNMKPRKVGAVVEWHQDYTYFPHSNDSLVGVLIYLDDACEENGCLQVLSGQHHRTFNHALPDGSFAGMITETIDEAQHGPVISLPAGAGSAIFLHPFTPHRSSTNISDSPRSTLIFEYRAADAFPLYTGSQLVGMERLTHHLCGEKKRTARFGGPEPEIYTPKDFPKSLYELQDASRSEMKTK